In Deltaproteobacteria bacterium, one genomic interval encodes:
- a CDS encoding HEPN domain-containing protein, which produces MIDKKEIKKIAKARLKDAEVLAASRRYEGAIYLCGYEVELGLKARICRTLKWPGFPSTNKEFKEYLSFKTHNLDVLLHLTGIEDRIKTNLFAEWSAVAVWDPESRYNPIGNASSSDAHLMISSATSLLAKL; this is translated from the coding sequence ATGATAGATAAAAAGGAAATTAAGAAAATCGCCAAAGCTCGGCTTAAGGATGCTGAGGTGCTTGCTGCTTCTCGGAGGTATGAGGGGGCGATCTATCTTTGCGGCTATGAGGTAGAGCTTGGATTAAAGGCTCGTATCTGCAGGACACTGAAATGGCCGGGATTTCCTTCAACCAATAAAGAGTTTAAAGAGTATCTTAGCTTTAAAACTCATAATCTTGATGTGTTGTTACACCTTACAGGAATAGAGGATCGTATTAAAACAAATCTTTTTGCAGAATGGTCTGCTGTTGCAGTGTGGGATCCAGAATCAAGGTATAACCCCATAGGTAACGCATCTTCATCTGACGCACATTTAATGATTTCGTCTGCTACTTCACTGTTGGCAAAGCTATGA
- a CDS encoding purine/pyrimidine permease yields the protein MQFKYGLDERPPLLETILYGLQWFAVTIPIIIVIGKITGEFHFAAIGDQMVYLQKLTFVMAVALLAQLMLGHRMPLIVGPSTILLIGIITSAGHHADTIYSSILCGGLILAIASVTGLLGRLKKFFSPRVVAVVLILIAFTLAPTIVNLITSGVVKAGPLAHIIFSLVLVFSMFAAHRFLTGVWKSTLIIWAMIAGSLVWFMIFPETFRTEHIAYASPVSGFFKHMTSGLSFNAGVMISFLFCFLALFVNDLGSIQSMNELLKPADTGGRINRGILITGLSNIMAGFLGVIGPVNFSLSPGVIVATGCASRITMMPTAILLLLLSFSPAAIGFIASVPSIVIGAILIYILSSQIATGLMVAFESIKEFQFKDGLVIGLPLMLATIIAFLPADFLYSFPSVLRPVLGNGFVVGITAALLMDHWIFKNP from the coding sequence ATGCAATTTAAATACGGACTTGATGAGCGGCCTCCCCTTTTGGAAACCATTCTTTATGGTCTTCAGTGGTTTGCCGTAACCATCCCGATCATTATTGTCATCGGGAAAATCACGGGAGAATTCCATTTTGCCGCCATCGGCGACCAGATGGTCTATTTACAAAAGCTAACGTTCGTCATGGCGGTTGCTCTTCTGGCACAGCTTATGTTGGGACACCGAATGCCGCTGATTGTAGGTCCATCGACAATCCTGCTTATCGGGATCATCACTAGTGCCGGACACCATGCCGATACGATTTATTCCTCCATCCTCTGTGGAGGGCTGATTCTTGCCATTGCCAGCGTGACTGGCCTGCTCGGTCGCTTGAAGAAGTTCTTTAGCCCCAGAGTGGTAGCCGTTGTCCTTATTCTGATTGCCTTTACGCTGGCGCCGACCATAGTGAACCTGATTACATCCGGTGTAGTCAAGGCGGGACCCCTGGCTCATATCATCTTTTCTCTGGTCCTGGTGTTCAGCATGTTTGCTGCTCATAGATTTCTCACCGGGGTCTGGAAATCCACCCTGATCATCTGGGCCATGATTGCGGGAAGTCTCGTATGGTTCATGATATTTCCGGAGACCTTCAGGACAGAGCACATCGCATACGCCAGCCCGGTATCCGGTTTCTTCAAACACATGACTTCAGGGCTGTCTTTTAATGCGGGAGTCATGATCTCATTTCTGTTTTGCTTTCTGGCATTATTTGTCAACGACCTGGGCTCAATCCAGTCCATGAATGAACTGTTGAAACCTGCGGATACAGGCGGGCGGATTAACCGCGGTATCCTGATCACAGGACTGTCTAATATCATGGCCGGTTTTCTTGGGGTGATCGGACCGGTAAATTTTTCTCTGAGTCCGGGTGTTATCGTTGCCACCGGCTGTGCATCCCGGATTACAATGATGCCAACCGCTATTCTGCTTCTTTTGTTGTCATTTTCTCCGGCAGCGATCGGTTTTATTGCCAGTGTCCCTTCCATTGTTATTGGAGCGATTCTGATCTATATCCTTTCGTCGCAAATAGCGACAGGTTTGATGGTGGCCTTTGAATCGATCAAGGAATTCCAGTTCAAAGACGGGCTCGTCATAGGATTACCGTTAATGCTGGCCACGATCATCGCCTTCCTGCCGGCAGACTTCCTTTATAGCTTTCCGTCAGTCTTGCGGCCTGTTCTCGGGAATGGTTTTGTGGTAGGGATTACCGCAGCACTTCTGATGGATCATTGGATATTCAAAAATCCATAA
- a CDS encoding RNB domain-containing ribonuclease, translated as MRSTDKQHRSILQRIAQRVMLEKRLLPNFSGDALAELDKIHAPATIDSEQVRDHRNLLWASIDNDDSRDLDQLTVAEAMHGDEVKVLVAVADVDSIVKSRSAIDDHAQHNTTSVYTAAEIFPMLPEKLSTDLTSLNFNEDRPAIVIEMVIGLDGSLKASDIYRAHVRNHAKLAYNSVAAWLEGKEIVSEAITAVNGLAENLRMQDRVAQSMKSLRHTHGALSLETVEVRPIFEGDELRDLEVEKKNRAKDIIENFMIAANGVTARYLSSRKLPSLRRVVRTPKRWDRIVDLAEERGFKLPHDPDAKVLDEFLMKEKETDPLRFPDLSLAIIKLMGAGEYVAEIPGNTISPGHFGLAVRDYTHATAPNRRYIDLITQRLLKTAIEEETLPYSNNELEVLAKHCTEGEDAAKRVERQVSKSAAAILLESRIGERFDAIVTGAAPKGTWVRILHPPIEGKLVQGFNSVDVGHRIRVRLIHTDVEQGFIDFKRIG; from the coding sequence ATGAGGTCGACCGATAAACAGCACCGTTCTATTCTACAGAGAATCGCCCAGAGAGTGATGCTTGAGAAAAGATTGCTCCCTAACTTTTCTGGTGATGCACTCGCTGAACTTGACAAGATCCATGCTCCTGCAACAATTGACAGTGAACAGGTTCGTGACCATAGGAATCTTTTATGGGCTTCAATTGATAATGATGATTCACGTGACTTGGATCAGCTTACTGTTGCCGAGGCGATGCACGGAGATGAAGTAAAGGTTCTTGTTGCAGTGGCTGATGTCGACTCGATCGTTAAGAGCAGGTCAGCGATTGATGATCATGCACAACACAATACAACCTCTGTATATACAGCCGCTGAGATATTCCCGATGCTTCCCGAAAAACTTTCTACCGATCTCACATCATTGAATTTTAATGAGGATCGACCGGCAATTGTCATCGAAATGGTGATTGGTTTAGACGGTTCTCTGAAAGCGTCGGATATCTATAGGGCCCATGTCCGCAATCATGCAAAACTCGCGTATAATAGTGTTGCAGCGTGGCTGGAAGGGAAAGAAATTGTGTCTGAGGCTATTACTGCCGTAAATGGACTTGCCGAGAATTTGCGCATGCAGGATAGGGTGGCACAAAGCATGAAAAGTCTCCGGCACACTCACGGAGCGCTTAGTCTTGAAACTGTTGAGGTGAGACCGATATTTGAAGGCGATGAACTTCGTGACCTCGAAGTAGAAAAAAAGAACCGCGCCAAGGACATTATTGAGAATTTTATGATAGCGGCCAATGGCGTGACCGCTCGGTATCTTTCATCAAGAAAATTGCCTTCCCTTCGCCGTGTGGTTCGCACTCCGAAACGATGGGACCGAATTGTCGATCTTGCTGAGGAACGTGGGTTTAAGCTTCCTCATGATCCGGATGCAAAAGTGCTGGATGAGTTTTTGATGAAAGAGAAAGAAACCGATCCACTAAGATTTCCTGACCTCTCACTCGCAATTATCAAGCTGATGGGAGCCGGTGAATACGTTGCAGAAATTCCGGGAAATACCATCTCTCCGGGACACTTCGGTCTTGCCGTCAGAGACTACACTCATGCTACGGCCCCTAATCGTCGGTATATCGATCTTATCACACAACGCTTATTGAAGACGGCCATAGAAGAAGAAACTCTGCCATATAGCAATAATGAACTGGAAGTTCTGGCTAAACATTGCACAGAGGGAGAAGATGCTGCCAAAAGAGTGGAACGACAGGTCAGCAAATCGGCTGCAGCAATTCTTTTAGAATCAAGAATTGGTGAACGTTTCGATGCAATTGTAACCGGTGCGGCCCCTAAGGGCACGTGGGTCCGTATTCTTCATCCTCCCATTGAAGGAAAACTGGTACAGGGTTTCAATAGTGTTGATGTGGGTCACAGGATTCGAGTGCGGCTGATTCACACCGATGTTGAGCAGGGGTTCATAGATTTCAAGAGAATTGGCTGA